In the genome of Cryptomeria japonica chromosome 8, Sugi_1.0, whole genome shotgun sequence, one region contains:
- the LOC131061426 gene encoding uncharacterized protein LOC131061426 isoform X2 codes for MRRLFPLKAVTAKNSNKFLIQRKVDRDGPFFCDYLKKNSSASSIFVAKDSEQNAGFLWQKQSKVCDGKGILALRISSEGESRKRDRSLKLIQGEMESRTKILENEKTDLQEALEKEIDRRSNEWACMLEKIRSEERRMRERVRDLAKQNVELQRELLSLNNREIHVKTQSEEEFEQVQQELKSETLLVKILQEKICSNEADLEQLEEEVATLVRNQDVLTSNIENLEGRLSSSNQKEKELELLLGGKENTIRCLQADLQECLKELALLRGEIPKISEERDDFQQDAERLKCQNMELISEVESLKMRVEKLQEDVLVREGQLSILQESLNA; via the exons ATGCGGAGGTTATTTCCATTGAAAGCGGTTACTGCAAAGAACAGTAATAAATTTCTCATCCAGCGCAAGGTTGATAGGGATGGGCCATTCTTTTGCGATTACCTGAAGAAGAATTCATCAGCCTCTTCCATCTTTGTGGCAAAGGACTCGGAACAAAATGCAGGATTTTTGTGGCAAAAACAGAGCAAGGTATGTGATGGAAAAGGGATCTTAGCACTTAGGATTTCTTCAGAAGGTGAGAGCCGCAAGAGAGACAGATCTTTAAAGTTGATCCAGGGAGAGATGGAATCTCGCACAAAGATATTGGAGAATGAGAAGACTGATTTGCAGGAAGCATTAGAAAAAGAGATAGATAGGCGGTCGAATGAATGGGCGTGTATGCTGGAGAAAATTAGGTCTGAGGAGAGGAGGATGAGAGAGAGGGTCAGAGATCTTGCAAAGCAAAATGTAGAATTGCAAAGAGAACTTTTATCTTTAAATAACCGGGAAATTCATGTAAAAACTCAG AGTGAGGAGGAGTTCGAACAAGTACAACAAGAACTTAAATCCGAAACTTTACTTGTCAAAATTCTACAGGAAAAAATATGTTCTAATGAGGCTGATTTAgaacaacttgaggaagaagttgcaACTTTGGTAAGGAATCAAGATGTTTTGACAAGTAATATTGAAAACTTAGAGGGCAGGCTAAGTAGCTCAAACCAGAAAGAGAAAGAGTTGGAGCTTCTG CTTGGAGGGAAGGAAAATACCATCAGATGTTTACAAGCTGATTTACAAGAATGTCTCAAAGAACTGGCATTGTTAAGAGGAGAAATACCCAAAATTTCAGAAGAAAGGGATGACTTTCAGCAAGATGCAGAACGACTTAAATGCCAAAACATGGAACTCATTTCTGAAGTGGAATCGCTTAAAATGAGAGTGGAGAAACTTCAAGAGGATGTACTAGTCAGGGAGGGACAGTTATCAATTTTACAGGAAAGCTTAAATGCATAG
- the LOC131061426 gene encoding uncharacterized protein LOC131061426 isoform X1 has translation MRKRVVKAQLFNMENVLQGYFAQLFNMENILQGYFNAALWILLVIASVAAMRRLFPLKAVTAKNSNKFLIQRKVDRDGPFFCDYLKKNSSASSIFVAKDSEQNAGFLWQKQSKVCDGKGILALRISSEGESRKRDRSLKLIQGEMESRTKILENEKTDLQEALEKEIDRRSNEWACMLEKIRSEERRMRERVRDLAKQNVELQRELLSLNNREIHVKTQSEEEFEQVQQELKSETLLVKILQEKICSNEADLEQLEEEVATLVRNQDVLTSNIENLEGRLSSSNQKEKELELLLGGKENTIRCLQADLQECLKELALLRGEIPKISEERDDFQQDAERLKCQNMELISEVESLKMRVEKLQEDVLVREGQLSILQESLNA, from the exons ATGAGAAAACG TGTTGTTAAAGCTCAGCTGTTCAACATGGAGAACGTTTTACAGGGTTATTTTGCTCAGCTGTTCAATATGGAGAACATTTTACAGGGTTATTTTAACGCGGCTCTGTGGATTTTACTG GTGATTGCTAGCGTTGCAGCGATGCGGAGGTTATTTCCATTGAAAGCGGTTACTGCAAAGAACAGTAATAAATTTCTCATCCAGCGCAAGGTTGATAGGGATGGGCCATTCTTTTGCGATTACCTGAAGAAGAATTCATCAGCCTCTTCCATCTTTGTGGCAAAGGACTCGGAACAAAATGCAGGATTTTTGTGGCAAAAACAGAGCAAGGTATGTGATGGAAAAGGGATCTTAGCACTTAGGATTTCTTCAGAAGGTGAGAGCCGCAAGAGAGACAGATCTTTAAAGTTGATCCAGGGAGAGATGGAATCTCGCACAAAGATATTGGAGAATGAGAAGACTGATTTGCAGGAAGCATTAGAAAAAGAGATAGATAGGCGGTCGAATGAATGGGCGTGTATGCTGGAGAAAATTAGGTCTGAGGAGAGGAGGATGAGAGAGAGGGTCAGAGATCTTGCAAAGCAAAATGTAGAATTGCAAAGAGAACTTTTATCTTTAAATAACCGGGAAATTCATGTAAAAACTCAG AGTGAGGAGGAGTTCGAACAAGTACAACAAGAACTTAAATCCGAAACTTTACTTGTCAAAATTCTACAGGAAAAAATATGTTCTAATGAGGCTGATTTAgaacaacttgaggaagaagttgcaACTTTGGTAAGGAATCAAGATGTTTTGACAAGTAATATTGAAAACTTAGAGGGCAGGCTAAGTAGCTCAAACCAGAAAGAGAAAGAGTTGGAGCTTCTG CTTGGAGGGAAGGAAAATACCATCAGATGTTTACAAGCTGATTTACAAGAATGTCTCAAAGAACTGGCATTGTTAAGAGGAGAAATACCCAAAATTTCAGAAGAAAGGGATGACTTTCAGCAAGATGCAGAACGACTTAAATGCCAAAACATGGAACTCATTTCTGAAGTGGAATCGCTTAAAATGAGAGTGGAGAAACTTCAAGAGGATGTACTAGTCAGGGAGGGACAGTTATCAATTTTACAGGAAAGCTTAAATGCATAG